One genomic region from Drosophila subpulchrella strain 33 F10 #4 breed RU33 chromosome 2R, RU_Dsub_v1.1 Primary Assembly, whole genome shotgun sequence encodes:
- the LOC119551901 gene encoding histone acetyltransferase KAT6A yields MMRESAHDINMDTWKQWILEAISKIRSQKQRPSVQRICQAIGTHHKFHEDIVAEKLEKAVESGAVIKVYNKGLHSYKAPMAKRRIKVDKNTNLYKLVAKAVHDLGECEGSTIKSIENYIQKFNCIDLSPNVDFKAVIKASIKKAVDAGFLLQEGKLYKKGKSLTTPRKCAPTSDVVIKGEETCTHCAGNSQKNLNGIPEPLSSCKQCGISLHTTCANIAGRCKSQSYVLLYMLVTKGTIWDCQNCADCAVCKMRNRGPCLLQCFVCKDHFHLTCLDTIPDKKPKHPYRCKTCSKQSIDNPKLVKKDNTRIKMEIGNDRMAASDRYANKRQSIKKEGNMESPSTSKLCVYNDGNGQRRKMPASLSSKKLNHSEDQFEFPGKQKRSQILQGGYLASQETRKRTFSDLSSTSSSSESEDEDDEDDDRNRNGDDNDQDESTSSDSCTSSSSDSDSSESSSDSSECDDENDEEDYDTDRSTLKGKIFENEKQSCAKLNTGDGLGSPHNNEATSENWGFAAVAKNPIDIFVKSKNNTSAKSIGYSKPAANTFATSPASNRAQKSAPVASSTPDKNSTSIGGMTIKRQTANGQKKKIVPLKSMPLEAGKSYEKCEDDIPYLTEETVMKVQLLEEIERCRETHSEADGKPEMNNDEDGTGENAKRANPFENQPLPPGVTATDVELYQEVLHKAVVQMSNNHIEKVNDVNLKPGQNTQSPKSIQIGKWDIETWYSSPFPQEYARLLKLFLCEFCLKYTKSRSVLDRHQNKCIWKQPPGTEIFRQGNISVFEVDGNVNKIYCQNLCLLAKFFLDHKTLYYDVEPFLFYILTKNDQSGCHLVGYFSKEKHCTQKYNVSCILTMPQYQRQGYGRFLIDFSYLLSREEGQLGTPEKPLSDLGRLSYFSYWKSVVLEYLYKYRNNTKITFKDIAIKTGLAISDIALAFELLNFIKLRKNDGDIRYQINVKIDWKKVVAHHNKMANSKTRIIIEADCLRWSPLLSVSKLPNIIKPISNREYLKNQIEKKSDFKEANEDIKTSVKQSVPSTPKLNQECPELPVKNRGPSSEKFVDDRENQRKRACPEEFLKSAVNDAKKCKVTAALPPLEDQSFGELSDSSDCKSSKELSEQLTKRAQRLAKRNDLIPHTNKRKHFDRTLESNVSLSEQNLPIQSQSEISGTDSGPKLEETAVKEVCKSVVEREHVDKPVNIVPKLRGKQSNGKRSEESQFNGNTPSEHAEVSSISPAKETTKELVKVAKTESPEKTQEASVNEGEANSVSDQVLDAVAKKTKKTLFSEVTSYNTEDVKYNALDKTVVKHPDPKESPKEVKPLEVPEQKPKPKTPEKTEPAIVAAEPVSEQVNVPVNTEKIASSMDQNKLELDVNYLKLSPDSAPIPPATPEQKPLPEAPAPVPCDQKEKAKETIIVKSNEVSQRSPEMDRIKKVENPVSNPPSNRAEVPSLSDQPVPQPVKPAPEKAEQPMAKENADIKEKAIKKPVPEVPVVKPEVNSSEKKYDPSKVKVVPEKEVIKSDQQLVQVKEEEKSNVRAPSAPIPIRDKIQLKGNEHAQLQNSIPSQFPINQMPNYHTSQYWQWDYYGYNLSHLDTSQKGQKQFHKDLATTMAYTHNFTQNLYQSANLAMQHAHHQMHQTKEKHKVERKNNGKKEEQPKVVSSVNVVSTAREDAHVQHCNEYAANNQAAIYNQKCTQQKQAQQMKSLANGQNPGPRQSNPNPAESTVLMPNSVNSQTGAVPAKQKVEHGVNATSVISREGKLNKIGHPNIHASVQHANLQVSGGQSDVNPNMVYNTESSANSAMQHYDCGISAQINIDSPANIGTAIAHGSQEIAATSNVHMHQPHRQFSDCSMQNQPVTTPMHMSIQNSHMQQQNNLNMNLAPEGSPNINLLSNPQHQHQSRKLNTQADIAASSPTPSHRATTPKQIRSGNTQQRDTKNAAPATTTSNTHHQIPQGGATANISKSHHDSLHNLQFSQHGHQQNMQPIDYVPIPQISQNFSANPSNYDIVGMPAVIQQRMSLNSSVHSLANSHQRIEQPSSACAVNNFYLQNNMPAAENAPRVPVSSSLGGPPSAGNNDQRQAGQESIAAANSSGATASLAGNLCSLSKLQQLTNCLESQPCNTSPGAQVNLAPSPHHPIPPNSMTPPPHLLMQNRNISTPPNMLQTQVTPLQYKYYPGNMNIAPITSAQNTSRNTRNTPSAPVQHTSTPMGSGNNRTANVHISPNLMAPYGAINSYRMSPQQSPPTGSYSSGSEYPNSQIPMQMMNMQSQYQDACVLQRGTPSNPMYPTYSPYLPLNGSIRR; encoded by the exons ATGATGAGGGAATCGGCTCACGACATAAACATGGACACCTGGAAACAGTGGATCCTCGAAGCCATATCAAAGATCAGGTCCCAGAAGCAGAGGCCCTCCGTGCAGAGGATTTGCCAGGCAATTGGCACTCACCACAAGTTCCACGAGGACATTGTGGCCGAGAAACTGGAGAAGGCCGTGGAGTCGGGAGCTGTGATCAAGGTGTACAACAAGGGATTGCACTCCTACAAGGCCCCGATGGCCAAGCGCCGCATCAAGGTGGACAAGAACACCAATCTGTACAAGCTGGTGGCCAAAGCGGTCCACGATCTGGGCGAATGCGAGGGATCCACCATTAAGAGCATAGAGAACTACATCCAGAAGTTTAACTGCATCGACCTGTCTCCCAACGTCGACTTTAAGGCCGTAATCAAGGCGTCCATCAAGAAGGCTGTGGACGCCGGCTTTTTGCTCCAGGAAGGAAAGTTATACAAAAAGGGTAAATCTCTAACGACACCCCGCAAGTGCGCCCCTACCTCAGATGTGGTAATAAAGGGCGAGGAGACGTGCACCCACTGTGCGGGCAACTCGCAGAAGAACCTCAATGGCATCCCAGAGCCATTGAGCTCCTGTAAACAGTGCGGTATCTCTCTGCACACCACCTGCGCCAATATCGCAGGCCGGTGCAAGTCCCAATCCTACGTGCTGCTCTACATGCTCGTCACCAAGGGCACAATCTGGGATTGTCAGAACTGCGCTGACTGCGCCGTCTGCAAAATGCGTAACCGGGGCCCTTGCCTGCTGCAGTGCTTCGTGTGCAAGGACCACTTTCATCTAACATGTCTCGATACGATTCCAGACAAGAAGCCTAAGCATCCTTACAG GTGCAAAACGTGCTCCAAACAAAGCATAGATAATCCAAAATTGGTCAAGAAAGACAATACAAGAATAAAAATGGAGATTGGAAATGACAG GATGGCCGCCTCTGACAGATATGCCAATAAGCGGCAATCCATCAAAAAAGAAGGCAATATGGAGAGTCCTTCGACCTCGAAACTTTGCGTTTACAACGATGGCAACGGCCAGAGGAGAAAAATGCCGGCGAGCTTAAGCTCTAAAAAACTGAATCACAGTGAAGATCAGTTCGAGTTTCCCGGCAAGCAGAAGAGGTCGCAAATATTACAGGGAGGCTACTTGGCTAGCCAGGAAACGCGCAAGCGAACCTTTTCGGATCTGTCCTCCACGAGTTCGTCCAGCGAAAGTGAGGATGAAGACGACGAGGACGACGACAGGAATAGGAATGGCGATGACAACGATCAGGATGAAAGCACATCCTCGGATTCGTGTACTTCATCGAGCTCAGACTCGGACTCCAGCGAGAGTTCTAGCGACAGTTCCGAATGCGATGACGAGAACGACGAGGAGGACTACGACACCGATCGGAGCACGCTAAAGGGAAAGATCTTCGAGAATGAGAAGCAGAGCTGTGCTAAACTCAATACCGGCGATGGTCTAGGCTCTCCGCATAACAATGAAGCGACTAGTGAGAACTGGGGGTTCGCTGCCGTGGCAAAAAACCCAATTGACATAtttgtaaaatcaaaaaataacaCCAGTGCCAAAAGCATTGGTTACAGCAAGCCAGCAGCAAACACGTTTGCCACGTCCCCCGCTTCAAATCGAGCCCAAAAGAGCGCTCCAGTAGCATCCTCCACTCCAGATAAAAATTCCACATCCATTGGCGGCATGACTATAAAACGGCAAACAGCAAATGGTCAAAAGAAAAAGATTGTTCCCTTGAAGAGCATGCCCCTCGAAGCGGGCAAGTCGTACGAGAAGTGCGAGGATGACATTCCGTATCTAACAGAGGAGACTGTTATGAAAGTTCAATTGCTGGAGGAGATTGAACGATGCAGAGAAACCCACAGCGAGGCTGATGgaaaaccagaaatgaacaacgATGAAGACGGGACCGGGGAAAACGCTAAGCGTGCCAACCCCTTCGAGAACCAGCCCCTACCGCCTGGTGTGACCGCAACAGACGTGGAACTATATCAAGAGGTTCTCCACAAGGCAGTGGTTCAAATGTCCAATAATCACATCGAGAAGGTGAATGATGTAAATCTAAAGCCCGGACAGAACACACAGAGTCCAAAGTCTATCCAAATTGGAAAGTGGGACATTGAAACCTGGTACTCCAGCCCCTTTCCGCAAGAGTACGCCAGGCTACTGAAACTGTTTTTGTGCGAGTTCTGCCTTAAGTACACAAAGAGTCGTTCTGTTCTGGACAGACATCAAAACAAGTGCATTTGGAAGCAACCGCCGGGCACGGAAATTTTCAGGCAAGGGAACATATCAGTGTTCGAGGTGGATGGCAACGTAAACAAGATATACTGTCAAAACTTGTGTCTGCTGGCCAAGTTCTTTCTCGACCACAAAACCCTTTACTACGACGTGGAACCGTTTCTATTCTATATTCTGACTAAAAACGATCAAAGCGGATGCCATCTGGTTGGCTACTTTTCGAAGGAAAAGCACTGCACTCAAAAGTACAATGTGTCCTGCATTTTGACGATGCCGCAGTATCAGAGGCAAGGATACGGCAGGTTTCTGATCGACTTCAGTTACCTGTTGAGTCGCGAGGAGGGACAGTTAGGAACCCCGGAGAAGCCGCTTTCGGATCTGGGACGACTATCGTACTTTTCCTACTGGAAGTCCGTTGTTTTGGAGTACTTGTACAAGTATCGCAACAACACGAAGATTACCTTCAAGGATATAGCCATTAAAACGGGTCTGGCTATTTCCGACATTGCTCTGGCTTTCGAACTATTGAACTTTATTAAGCTAAGGAAGAACGATGGTGACATAAGATATCAGATTAATGTGAAAATCGACTGGAAGAAAGTTGTGGCCCACCACAACAAAATGGCGAATAGTAAAACTCGAATAATCATAGAAGCCGACTGCTTGAGATGGAGTCCCCTGCTTTCGGTGTCGAAATTACCAAACATAATCAAGCCAATTTCCAATCGTGAATATTTGAAGAACCAAATTGAGAAAAAATCAGATTTTAAGGAGGCTAATGAAGACATAAAGACGAGCGTAAAGCAGAGTGTACCCTCCACCCCAAAGTTAAATCAGGAATGTCCCGAATTGCCTGTTAAGAACCGGGGGCCAAGCTCCGAAAAATTTGTTGACGATAGAGAAAACCAGCGAAAACGTGCATGCCCGGAAGAGTTCTTAAAATCCGCTGTAAATGATGCAAAAAAATGCAAGGTGACGGCAGCACTGCCGCCCCTTGAGGATCAGTCCTTTGGTGAGCTCTCCGACTCTTCGGATTGTAAGTCTTCTAAAGAACTTTCGGAGCAGTTGACCAAAAGGGCCCAACGACTGGCCAAACGCAATGACCTTATACCCCACACCAATAAAAGGAAGCATTTCGACCGCACGCTTGAGAGTAATGTCAGTTTAAGCGAACAGAATTTGCCGATTCAAAGTCAATCGGAGATTTCAGGAACCGATAGTGGCCCCAAATTGGAAGAAACTGCTGTCAAGGAAGTCTGCAAGAGTGTTGTGGAAAGGGAGCATGTCGACAAACCTGTTAACATTGTACCAAAACTTCGGGGCAAACAGTCTAATGGCAAACGCTCTGAGGAGTCGCAGTTCAATGGGAATACCCCATCAGAGCATGCTGAAGTTTCGTCGATTAGTCCAGCAAAGGAAACCACTAAAGAGTTAGTTAAGGTGGCGAAAACGGAGAGCCCAGAGAAAACCCAAGAGGCGTCAGTCAACGAGGGCGAAGCTAACAGTGTAAGCGATCAAGTGCTCGATGCAGTGGCCAAGAAAACCAAGAAGACGTTGTTCTCCGAAGTAACGTCCTACAACACTGAAGATGTGAAATATAACGCGCTAGATAAAACAGTGGTTAAACACCCTGATCCGAAAGAAAGTCCCAAGGAGGTCAAACCGCTGGAAGTTCCTGAGCAGAAGCCCAAGCCTAAAACTCCCGAAAAAACGGAACCTGCAATTGTGGCTGCAGAGCCGGTTTCAGAGCAGGTAAATGTTCCTGTGAATACGGAAAAGATTGCTAGTTCTATGGACCAAAACAAACTAGAGTTGGATGTCAACTACTTGAAGCTATCACCAGACTCAGCGCCTATTCCTCCAGCAACGCCCGAGCAGAAACCACTACCCGAGGCTCCAGCTCCAGTTCCATGCGATCAGAAAGAAAAAGCCAAGGAAACCATTATCGTTAAGTCCAATGAAGTTTCACAGAGGTCACCAGAAATGGATAGGATCAAAAAAGTCGAGAATCCTGTGTCCAATCCACCATCAAACCGTGCTGAGGTTCCTTCCCTTTCGGACCAACCAGTTCCTCAGCCAGTGAAGCCTGCACCGGAGAAAGCCGAGCAACCGATGGCCAAGGAGAATGCCGACATTAAAGAAAAGGCGATTAAGAAACCAGTGCCGGAAGTCCCAGTTGTGAAACCTGAGGTCAACAGCAGCGAAAAGAAATACGATCCCAGCAAGGTGAAAGTGGTTCCCGAAAAGGAAGTCATCAAGTCGGACCAACAACTAGTGCAGGTCAAGGAGGAGGAGAAGTCGAATGTGAGGGCCCCCTCGGCACCTATTCCCATCCGGGACAAGATCCAACTAAAGGGTAACGAGCATGCCCAGTTGCAGAACTCCATTCCCTCTCAGTTCCCGATAAATCAGATGCCCAACTATCACACCTCGCAATACTGGCAATGGGATTACTACGGCTACAATCTCTCGCACTTAGACACCTCGCAAAAGGGACAGAAGCAGTTTCACAAGGACCTGGCCACAACCATGGCCTACACGCACAACTTTACGCAAAACCTCTATCAGTCCGCCAACCTGGCCATGCAACACGCCCACCACCAGATGCATCAGACCAAGGAGAAGCACAAGGTGGAACGCAAGAACAATGGCAAGAAGGAGGAGCAGCCTAAGGTGGTGTCCAGCGTCAATGTGGTCAGCACTGCCCGCGAGGATGCGCATGTCCAGCATTGCAACGAGTACGCAGCCAACAACCAGGCGGCCATTTACAACCAGAAATGCACTCAGCAGAAGCAGGCGCAGCAAATGAAGTCCCTGGCCAATGGCCAGAATCCGGGGCCACGGCAAAGCAACCCCAACCCGGCTGAATCGACTGTTCTGATGCCCAATTCAGTGAATTCGCAGACTGGAGCTGTACCCGCCAAGCAAAAAGTCGAGCACGGCGTCAACGCGACTTCGGTCATTTCGCGCGAGGGAAAGCTTAATAAGATTGGTCATCCTAACATTCACGCCTCCGTCCAGCATGCTAATCTTCAAGTGAGCGGCGGCCAATCTGACGTCAATCCAAACATGGTTTACAACACGGAGTCCTCGGCGAACTCGGCCATGCAGCACTACGATTGCGGAATAAGTGCGCAAATAAACATTGATTCACCGGCCAATATTGGCACCGCCATCGCCCATGGCTCACAGGAAATCGCAGCCACGTCCAATGTACACATGCATCAGCCGCACAGGCAGTTCTCCGACTGCTCCATGCAGAACCAACCCGTCACCACGCCCATGCACATGTCCATCCAGAACTCCCACATGCAGCAGCAGAACAACCTAAATATGAATCTGGCGCCGGAGGGTTCGCCAAACATCAATCTTTTAAGCAATccgcagcaccagcaccagagCAGGAAATTAAATACCCAG GCGGACATCGCAGCTAGTTCACCGACACCTTCTCATAGAGCAACCACGCCCAAACAAATACGCAGCGGAAATACCCAGCAACGTGACACTAAAAACGCGGCGCCAGCCACAACCACATCAAATACTCATCATCAGATTCCCCAGGGCGGAGCTACGGCTAATATTTCCAAGTCGCACCACGACTCCTTGCACAACCTGCAGTTCTCGCAGCATGGTCATCAGCAGAATATGCAGCCCATCGATTACGTGCCCATTCCGCAGATCAGTCAGAACTTCTCGGCGAATCCCTCGAACTACGACATTGTTGGCATGCCGGCGGTGATTCAGCAGCGGATGTCGCTCAATAGTTCCGTGCACTCGCTCGCCAACAGCCATCAGCGCATCGAGCAGCCGTCTTCGGCGTGTGCCGTCAACAATTTCTACTTGCAAAACAATATGCCGGCTGCCGAAAATGCGCCGCGAGTGCCAGTCTCCAGTTCCCTAGGAGGTCCACCATCGGCGGGCAACAATGACCAGCGCCAGGCGGGTCAGGAATCGATAGCCGCGGCCAATAGCAGTGGAGCAACCGCTTCGCTGGCAGGCAATCTGTGCAGCCTGTCCAAGCTGCAGCAGCTTACCAACTGCTTGGAGAGCCAGCCATGCAACACGTCGCCGGGAGCCCAGGTGAATCTGGCCCCCTCGCCGCACCATCCCATTCCGCCGAACTCAATGACCCCTCCGCCGCACCTGCTGATGCAGAACAGGAACATCTCCACGCCGCCCAACATGCTGCAGACGCAGGTGACGCCGCTGCAGTACAAGTACTATCCGGGCAACATGAACATCGCGCCCATTACGTCGGCGCAGAACACGAGCCGAAACACGCGCAACACACCCTCGGCCCCGGTGCAGCACACCTCGACGCCCATGGGCAGCGGCAACAACCGGACCGCCAATGTCCACATCAGTCCGAACTTGATGGCTCCCTATGGGGCCATCAACAGCTACCGGATGTCGCCGCAGCAGTCCCCGCCCACTGGAAGCTACAGCTCGGGGAGCGAATACCCCAACTCGCAGATTCCGATGCAGATGATGAATATGCAATCTCAGTACCAGGATGCCTGCGTGCTGCAGCGAGGCACTCCATCCAATCCGATGTATCCCACGTATTCCCCCTACTTACCTCTCAACGGTTCTATTCGCAGATAA